A single genomic interval of Rosistilla ulvae harbors:
- a CDS encoding 2-isopropylmalate synthase produces the protein MPVNDNESTETRHIKIFDTTLRDGEQSPGASMNLNEKLEVAQMLVELGVDVIEAGFPIASPGDFEAVREIAQTVRGATICGLARCAEKDIDRAWEALKGAPQPRIHVFLATSAIHRQFKLKMTTDEIVERAIAGVTRAANVCDDVEFSPEDAARTEPDFLCRVVEAAITAGATTINIPDTVGYTTPTEFHARIKMLIDRVPNIDKAVISVHCHDDLGMAVANSLAGVQAGAGQVECTINGIGERAGNCSLEEVVMALRTRSDFYKVDTRINTQRLVPASRLVSSTTGMSVQRNKAIVGRNAFAHESGIHQDGMLKEPTTYEIIRPEDVGFAKTDLVLGKHSGRAALADRARQLGFQLTGEQLQVVFERFKALADKKKEIYDGDITALIQQQISGNNQAQWSLVDYEVRNSRTSTPTVKLTLRRGDEEHSAEVNQGDGPIDAAFWAVEQITGMKVMCKDFQVHSATLGRDAQGETTLEIEYNGKTYRGIGVSTDTVEATILAMLNAVNRIAAETENAS, from the coding sequence ATGCCAGTCAACGATAACGAATCGACCGAAACACGCCACATCAAGATCTTCGACACGACGCTTCGCGACGGCGAACAATCGCCCGGCGCGAGCATGAATCTGAACGAGAAACTGGAAGTCGCTCAGATGCTTGTCGAATTGGGCGTCGATGTGATCGAAGCCGGTTTTCCGATCGCGTCGCCTGGCGACTTCGAAGCTGTCCGCGAGATCGCGCAAACAGTCCGCGGCGCCACGATCTGCGGGCTCGCTCGTTGTGCCGAAAAGGACATCGACCGCGCCTGGGAAGCACTCAAAGGAGCCCCACAGCCACGGATCCACGTCTTCTTGGCGACCAGCGCGATCCATCGCCAGTTCAAATTGAAGATGACAACCGACGAAATCGTCGAACGGGCGATCGCGGGCGTCACGCGTGCCGCCAATGTCTGCGACGACGTCGAATTTTCGCCCGAAGATGCAGCCCGTACCGAACCCGATTTCTTGTGTCGCGTCGTCGAAGCAGCGATCACCGCTGGAGCGACAACGATCAACATCCCCGACACCGTCGGTTACACCACTCCGACTGAATTCCATGCTCGGATCAAGATGTTGATCGACCGCGTGCCCAACATCGACAAAGCCGTCATCAGCGTCCACTGCCACGACGACTTGGGAATGGCGGTCGCCAACAGCTTGGCTGGAGTTCAAGCTGGTGCCGGGCAAGTCGAATGCACGATCAACGGGATCGGCGAACGAGCCGGCAACTGTTCGTTGGAAGAAGTGGTGATGGCGCTCCGCACCCGATCCGACTTCTACAAAGTCGACACTCGGATCAACACCCAACGTCTGGTTCCGGCGAGCCGATTGGTCAGCAGCACCACCGGAATGTCGGTCCAACGCAATAAGGCGATCGTCGGCCGCAACGCCTTCGCTCACGAATCGGGGATCCACCAAGACGGGATGTTAAAAGAACCGACCACGTACGAGATCATCCGCCCCGAAGATGTCGGCTTCGCCAAGACCGACCTCGTGTTGGGCAAGCACAGCGGTCGCGCGGCGCTTGCCGATCGCGCTCGCCAGCTCGGGTTCCAATTGACCGGCGAACAATTACAAGTCGTCTTCGAACGCTTCAAGGCGTTGGCTGATAAGAAAAAGGAGATCTACGACGGCGATATCACTGCGTTGATTCAACAACAGATCTCCGGCAACAACCAAGCCCAGTGGTCGCTTGTCGATTACGAAGTTCGCAACTCGCGGACCAGCACGCCGACCGTGAAGCTGACGCTTCGCCGCGGCGACGAAGAACACTCGGCCGAAGTCAACCAAGGAGACGGACCGATCGACGCCGCCTTCTGGGCCGTCGAACAGATCACCGGCATGAAAGTCATGTGCAAGGATTTTCAAGTCCACAGCGCCACGCTGGGTCGCGACGCGCAAGGCGAAACGACGCTGGAGATCGAATATAACGGCAAGACCTATCGCGGGATCGGGGTTAGCACCGACACGGTCGAAGCGACGATCCTGGCGATGCTCAACGCCGTCAATCGGATCGCGGCGGAGACCGAAAACGCCTCCTGA
- a CDS encoding addiction module protein, whose amino-acid sequence MNEILTAAQSLPASDRAQLIANLWDSVSPLDWVPPDSQWITEANRRSDAFDAGEMTSTPWAEVRQRARRKAGLDG is encoded by the coding sequence ATGAACGAAATCTTGACCGCCGCGCAGTCGTTGCCTGCATCGGATCGCGCCCAATTGATCGCAAACCTTTGGGACAGCGTTTCTCCACTTGACTGGGTGCCCCCCGATTCGCAATGGATTACCGAGGCCAATCGACGTAGCGACGCTTTCGACGCGGGTGAAATGACCAGCACGCCATGGGCTGAAGTGCGCCAGCGCGCTCGACGCAAGGCTGGCCTGGATGGCTAA
- a CDS encoding NYN domain-containing protein: protein MRLLIDGYNLLHKSDLMGTGHGAAWLERARQRLIDTIAAYLEPQDLPQTTIVFDRHSGKQIDAHQVDSSGIQILYAVDHPEADDLIEDLIAKSSHPKQLTVVSSDHRLQKAIDRRGGKSVDADIWYERLLAGQVTTGAKKNKQGRGNRQAKRGKSHKPDSPLTDEQLARWLDRFNADAIQDELSSLAEEPSPIPKPRPPALPQPKAKPAKKATKQKTQPKPPKKPAPPRSKKKQPATKPDDLSKRKLQQENYNPFPEGYTDDLWDE from the coding sequence ATGCGTCTGTTAATCGATGGATACAACCTGCTGCACAAATCCGACCTGATGGGAACCGGTCATGGAGCGGCATGGCTGGAACGGGCGCGGCAGCGATTGATCGATACGATCGCTGCCTACTTGGAACCGCAAGACCTTCCCCAAACGACGATCGTCTTCGACCGTCACTCGGGAAAACAGATCGACGCCCACCAGGTCGACTCCAGCGGAATCCAAATCCTCTATGCCGTCGACCATCCCGAAGCGGACGACTTGATCGAAGACCTAATCGCAAAGAGTTCGCACCCCAAGCAATTGACAGTCGTCTCGTCGGACCATCGGCTCCAAAAAGCGATCGACCGTCGCGGCGGGAAATCGGTCGACGCGGACATCTGGTACGAACGACTGCTCGCTGGCCAAGTCACTACCGGTGCGAAGAAAAACAAACAAGGCCGTGGCAATCGGCAGGCCAAGCGAGGCAAATCGCACAAGCCCGACAGCCCGCTGACCGACGAACAATTGGCCCGTTGGCTGGATCGGTTTAATGCCGACGCGATCCAAGACGAACTCAGCTCGCTCGCCGAAGAACCATCGCCAATTCCCAAACCACGCCCCCCTGCCCTGCCCCAGCCCAAAGCAAAGCCAGCTAAAAAAGCAACCAAACAAAAAACGCAGCCCAAGCCACCCAAGAAGCCAGCGCCGCCGCGGAGCAAAAAGAAGCAGCCTGCAACGAAACCGGACGACCTCAGCAAACGCAAACTGCAGCAAGAGAACTACAACCCCTTCCCCGAAGGCTACACCGACGACCTCTGGGATGAATGA
- a CDS encoding efflux RND transporter periplasmic adaptor subunit produces the protein MNEHTLTIDADTIDDIGDPAPVPNVPAWKLAFLILALTGMIVAAFFVGWLPKTHRQQTLVETVQRQKAMLPIVEIVLPKPALETVEVTFPGEIEALEETVIYARTSGYLKRWHVDIGDTVQQGQLLAEIDTPEVDQQLQQALANVEQLKARREVAETKLELTRYTLTRLDELLQSQAASRQEYDESQAEFAVAEHQVKVADADIAAGMAELQRIKELQSFAKVYAPFAGTIVERSIDLGQLVTSGSGQAQSLFRLVSTDRVRGVVHVPQIYAFNIEPGEQAQLLVREMADRTFVGAVARTARSLDLQTRTMRIEIEFDNSDGQLLPGAYVQVRLPVRRPNPPMLIPASALIFNASGSQIATVNAENLVELRAVDVDADYGNVLGIATGIESTDRIVVNPGERLVDGMSVTIAEPDAAG, from the coding sequence ATGAACGAACACACATTAACAATCGACGCCGATACGATCGACGACATCGGCGATCCCGCTCCGGTGCCCAACGTGCCGGCGTGGAAGTTGGCTTTCTTGATCCTTGCGCTAACCGGAATGATCGTCGCCGCATTTTTTGTCGGCTGGTTGCCCAAGACGCATCGCCAGCAAACGCTTGTCGAGACGGTGCAGCGGCAGAAAGCGATGCTGCCGATCGTGGAGATCGTTTTGCCGAAGCCGGCCTTGGAGACGGTCGAAGTCACTTTCCCCGGCGAGATCGAAGCGCTCGAAGAGACGGTGATCTATGCGCGAACCAGTGGCTACTTGAAGCGGTGGCACGTCGACATCGGTGACACCGTCCAACAGGGCCAACTGTTGGCCGAAATCGATACGCCCGAGGTCGATCAGCAGTTGCAGCAGGCTTTGGCAAATGTCGAACAGCTCAAGGCGCGTCGGGAAGTGGCTGAGACCAAGTTGGAGCTGACTCGCTATACGCTGACCCGATTGGATGAATTGCTTCAGTCGCAGGCCGCCTCGCGTCAGGAATACGATGAGAGTCAAGCGGAGTTTGCGGTCGCCGAACACCAGGTGAAAGTGGCGGATGCCGACATCGCTGCCGGAATGGCTGAATTGCAACGGATCAAGGAATTACAGTCGTTTGCGAAAGTCTACGCGCCGTTCGCCGGGACGATCGTCGAGCGTTCGATCGATCTTGGTCAGCTGGTGACCTCCGGCAGCGGACAGGCTCAATCCCTGTTTCGTTTGGTCTCAACCGACCGTGTCCGGGGCGTCGTGCACGTTCCTCAGATCTACGCATTTAACATCGAGCCCGGTGAACAGGCTCAGCTGTTGGTGCGCGAAATGGCGGACAGGACCTTCGTCGGCGCAGTCGCCCGCACCGCGCGATCGCTCGACCTGCAAACCCGCACGATGCGAATCGAAATCGAATTCGACAACTCCGACGGCCAACTGCTCCCAGGAGCGTACGTGCAGGTCCGCCTGCCGGTGCGTCGTCCCAATCCACCGATGTTGATTCCCGCATCGGCGTTGATCTTTAACGCCAGCGGTTCGCAGATCGCAACGGTCAACGCCGAGAACTTGGTGGAGCTGCGAGCGGTCGACGTCGATGCCGACTACGGGAACGTGTTGGGAATCGCCACCGGGATCGAATCGACCGACCGAATCGTTGTCAATCCAGGCGAACGCTTGGTCGACGGCATGTCGGTAACCATCGCCGAACCCGACGCCGCGGGTTGA
- a CDS encoding GntR family transcriptional regulator, protein MFERKCMSDVIRDRIAGRIYDGSLQPGERLRELAIAEEFGTSQTPVREALRELEALRLVHSEAYKGTRVREITAREMTEVYLVRAILEQRAAELAGSRLENNVEPLDREVDRICDSAADGDVDGYARHNLDFHRQIVVAADNMVLLQTWDSLRFEAKIRINLIRKMPSIVERAAEHRPIVAALRRGDGDAAGRLLREHSESFAAVWAEEAAAQLKTQEMEAQETSS, encoded by the coding sequence ATGTTTGAACGGAAGTGTATGAGCGACGTGATTCGCGATCGCATCGCGGGCCGGATTTACGACGGTTCGCTGCAGCCGGGAGAGAGGTTGCGCGAGCTGGCGATTGCGGAAGAGTTTGGCACCAGCCAAACGCCAGTTCGTGAGGCGCTGCGGGAACTCGAAGCGCTCCGCTTGGTTCATTCGGAAGCCTACAAAGGGACGCGTGTTCGCGAGATCACCGCGCGGGAGATGACCGAGGTCTATCTGGTCCGCGCGATCCTGGAACAACGCGCCGCCGAACTGGCTGGCTCGCGATTAGAAAACAACGTGGAACCGTTGGATCGAGAGGTCGATCGGATTTGTGATTCCGCGGCGGATGGGGATGTCGATGGGTACGCCCGGCACAACCTCGACTTCCACCGCCAGATCGTGGTCGCGGCAGACAACATGGTCCTGCTGCAGACCTGGGACTCATTACGTTTTGAAGCGAAGATCCGCATCAACTTGATACGCAAGATGCCGTCGATCGTTGAACGCGCCGCCGAACACCGGCCGATCGTCGCTGCGTTGCGACGCGGTGATGGGGACGCAGCGGGGCGATTGTTGCGCGAACATTCCGAATCCTTTGCCGCCGTTTGGGCTGAAGAAGCCGCCGCACAATTGAAGACGCAAGAGATGGAGGCGCAAGAGACATCGTCCTAG
- a CDS encoding efflux RND transporter permease subunit — protein sequence MWIVRLALMRPYTFVVASMLIAIAGVISIRRMETDIFPQVNIPVVAIIWNYEGIPPDEMEKRIVGSFERVLFSTVSDIEHVESQSLNGISVVKVFLQEGASIEAAISQIVATSQQSLKSMPPGIFPPLVMRYNAANVPIVQASIGSDVLTEQQLYDLAINTMRPGLAPVRGAQLTWPYGGKVRQIMIDIDPEKLHAWGISPGEISEAVNVQNLILPSGSVKIGVQEMNVRLNGSTQAVEAISELPIKSIGNRTITIGDVAVVRDGFAPQRNIVHVDGKRGVLQPILKSSGSTLDIVRGVRDRLPAVLNTLPEAMKVTLLADQSIFVRNAVHGVLVEAAIAAGLTGAMILLFLGSWRSTLIIVISIPLAILASITVMGALGHSLNVMTLGGLALAVGILVDDATVEIENIHRNLHQKKGLTRSILDGAQQIAMPALVSTLCICIVFLPVWFITGTARALFVPMAMAVVFAMLASYLLSRTLVPTMTRYLLAAEVDRYVTADGSADGSGLFMRLHHVFNRAFEWMRGIYGSGLSWLLAHRIAVTVLFLGFSLGSFVLLPMIGQDFFPSVDSGQMRLHVRAPAGTRVEETERHFARVVDTVREVIPAEEIESIIDNMGIPNSGINLALSDGTLMSSADGEILITLGQGHAPTDVYKKNLRGELMRRFPELIFFFKPPDIITQVLNFGLSAPVDIQLVGPRRNLAANYEIAKQIRDQLQEIPGAADVRIHQVPYAPELQIETDRTLLSQLGISQRELANDVLVSLSSSKQAAPNYWLDPKKGIQYPLVVQSPQRQVTSVAAISATPITSREDANASQLLGNLAQVTRRVGPTNVTHYNVAPSLDVLANVEGTDLGSVAAEVDRVLAGFQDQLPRGTTLKVRGQVDSMRSSFTALSYGVLFAIVLVYLLMVVNFQSWTDPLIVLMALPGALCGIIWMLFVTQTTISVPSLMGTIMCVGVATANSILVVTFANDQRRLGKNAHDAAWAAGVTRIRPVLMTAGAMILGMLPMALGIGEGAEQNAPLGRAVIGGLMMATVATLVFVPVMYSLIRVKPPRAIEDLDRIEEFGKA from the coding sequence ATGTGGATCGTCCGCTTGGCGCTGATGCGCCCCTACACCTTCGTCGTCGCATCGATGTTGATCGCCATCGCCGGCGTGATCTCGATTCGTCGGATGGAGACCGACATCTTTCCGCAAGTCAATATTCCGGTCGTCGCGATCATCTGGAATTACGAGGGGATTCCGCCGGACGAAATGGAGAAGCGGATCGTCGGCAGCTTTGAACGGGTGCTCTTCTCCACCGTCAGCGATATCGAACATGTCGAGAGCCAGTCGCTCAACGGGATCAGCGTCGTCAAGGTCTTCCTGCAGGAAGGGGCAAGCATCGAAGCGGCGATTTCGCAGATCGTCGCAACTTCGCAGCAGTCGCTGAAGTCGATGCCGCCGGGAATTTTTCCGCCGCTGGTGATGCGGTACAACGCGGCCAACGTGCCGATCGTGCAGGCGTCGATCGGCAGCGATGTGCTGACCGAACAGCAGTTGTACGACTTGGCGATCAACACGATGCGGCCTGGATTGGCGCCGGTCCGCGGTGCGCAGCTGACCTGGCCGTACGGCGGCAAAGTGCGTCAGATCATGATCGATATCGATCCGGAAAAACTGCACGCCTGGGGCATCTCGCCGGGAGAGATCTCCGAGGCGGTCAACGTGCAGAATCTGATCCTTCCCTCCGGATCGGTCAAGATCGGCGTTCAGGAGATGAACGTCCGGCTCAACGGCAGCACCCAGGCAGTCGAGGCGATCAGCGAACTGCCGATCAAATCGATTGGCAATCGAACGATCACGATCGGCGACGTGGCGGTGGTGCGCGATGGTTTTGCCCCGCAGCGGAACATCGTCCACGTCGATGGAAAACGCGGCGTGTTGCAGCCGATTTTGAAGTCCAGCGGATCGACGTTAGATATCGTCCGCGGAGTTCGCGATCGGTTGCCGGCGGTGTTGAACACGTTGCCCGAAGCGATGAAGGTGACGCTGTTGGCCGATCAATCGATCTTTGTTCGCAATGCGGTGCACGGCGTGTTGGTCGAAGCGGCGATCGCCGCGGGGCTGACCGGAGCGATGATTCTGTTGTTCTTGGGGTCGTGGCGTAGCACGCTGATCATTGTGATTTCGATCCCGCTTGCGATCCTCGCCTCGATCACCGTCATGGGCGCGCTGGGCCATTCGCTCAACGTGATGACCTTGGGCGGGCTGGCTTTGGCCGTTGGTATTCTGGTCGACGACGCAACGGTGGAGATCGAAAACATCCATCGCAATCTGCATCAGAAGAAAGGGCTCACGCGGTCGATCCTCGATGGAGCACAACAGATCGCGATGCCTGCGCTTGTTTCGACACTCTGCATCTGCATTGTTTTCCTGCCCGTCTGGTTTATCACCGGAACCGCCCGCGCACTGTTTGTGCCGATGGCGATGGCGGTGGTCTTCGCGATGCTGGCTAGTTATCTGTTGAGTCGGACGTTGGTCCCGACGATGACCCGCTATCTGTTGGCTGCGGAGGTCGACCGCTATGTGACGGCCGATGGTTCGGCAGACGGAAGCGGGCTCTTCATGCGACTTCACCACGTCTTCAATCGCGCTTTTGAATGGATGCGGGGGATCTATGGCAGTGGCTTGTCGTGGCTGCTGGCGCATCGCATCGCCGTGACGGTGCTGTTCCTCGGTTTTTCGCTCGGGTCCTTTGTGCTGTTGCCCATGATCGGGCAGGATTTCTTTCCCTCGGTCGATTCGGGGCAGATGCGGTTGCATGTGCGAGCCCCTGCGGGAACGCGCGTCGAAGAGACCGAACGCCACTTCGCCCGCGTGGTCGATACGGTTCGCGAAGTCATCCCGGCCGAAGAGATCGAATCGATCATCGACAACATGGGGATTCCGAACAGTGGAATCAATCTGGCGCTCAGCGATGGCACGTTGATGTCGTCGGCCGACGGTGAGATTCTGATCACGCTGGGGCAGGGGCATGCGCCAACCGACGTCTACAAAAAGAATTTGCGTGGCGAGTTGATGCGCCGCTTTCCCGAATTGATCTTCTTCTTCAAACCGCCAGATATCATCACCCAGGTCCTGAACTTTGGACTCTCGGCCCCCGTCGATATCCAACTGGTGGGACCGCGAAGGAATCTGGCAGCCAATTATGAAATCGCCAAACAGATTCGCGACCAGCTGCAAGAGATCCCGGGTGCGGCCGATGTGCGGATCCACCAGGTGCCCTACGCTCCGGAGTTGCAGATCGAAACCGATCGAACCCTTTTGAGTCAGTTGGGGATTTCGCAGCGTGAACTGGCCAACGATGTGTTGGTTTCGCTCAGCTCCAGCAAACAAGCGGCTCCCAACTACTGGCTGGATCCGAAGAAGGGGATTCAGTATCCGTTGGTCGTTCAATCGCCACAGCGCCAGGTGACTTCGGTTGCCGCGATTTCGGCGACTCCGATCACGTCGCGCGAAGATGCCAATGCGTCTCAGTTGTTGGGCAACCTGGCTCAGGTGACGCGCCGCGTTGGACCAACCAACGTGACCCACTACAACGTGGCACCGAGCCTGGATGTGCTGGCCAATGTCGAAGGGACCGATCTGGGGAGCGTCGCGGCGGAGGTCGATCGCGTGCTGGCCGGATTCCAGGATCAATTGCCGCGGGGGACGACGCTGAAGGTTCGCGGCCAAGTCGACAGCATGCGTTCGTCCTTCACCGCACTCTCCTACGGCGTGCTGTTTGCGATCGTGTTGGTTTATCTATTGATGGTCGTCAACTTTCAATCGTGGACCGACCCGTTGATCGTCTTGATGGCGTTGCCGGGAGCGTTGTGCGGCATCATTTGGATGCTGTTTGTCACGCAGACGACGATCAGCGTGCCGTCGTTGATGGGAACGATCATGTGCGTTGGGGTTGCCACCGCAAACTCCATTCTGGTCGTCACGTTTGCTAACGATCAACGGCGACTCGGCAAGAACGCGCACGATGCCGCTTGGGCGGCCGGCGTGACGCGGATTCGCCCCGTCCTGATGACGGCCGGAGCGATGATTCTAGGCATGTTGCCGATGGCGTTGGGGATTGGCGAAGGTGCCGAACAGAACGCTCCGCTGGGACGCGCGGTGATCGGGGGACTGATGATGGCAACCGTTGCCACGCTGGTCTTTGTGCCCGTTATGTACAGCTTGATTCGCGTCAAACCACCGCGAGCTATCGAAGATCTGGATCGAATCGAGGAATTTGGGAAAGCATGA
- a CDS encoding DUF4838 domain-containing protein — translation MRKRIPFLAALFGCLLANMVAADETIVASLAVEPNTCYRLQFDAEAGGESATWLLDTIDEHGDVPHAGSHHDAWQQITPEQSRYVHVFRSVPNATTVNLAVRGEGKLPRVSDVQLQAVTVESLFVNGDFSEGAGNYSGWSETLNTRFVEVDGKTALKIEHNGYALTDRIPVVGGADYRFDAGAAMPNYVLAYDSDMHLLTPAPYNRHRELKTPEQAAYLRLLYQTSFDHIPAYRTKTMTGVGLRPVDADAVADETDLPLYPGEVVLDSRADPRELRAAHELCHWIREITGKRLVLLAQPSQRDNTKFLLGAKWAQEYQNDIDYLAGSDGYAIRRSGNRIHVFGSHPRGTLFGVHALLEKNTDIIWPRPHPDFVAVYSHVPEIEFSQTDLISRPAFKVRQISFPGGDRNPVISHDWIGRNGGNSPMKLGKGFQYLNWLSGATIGAGGGYIWSFMGLKQEDETLYPLVNGNRLRNMWRQPCYTHSDVPKVMADAAREMLESVPGRKLEFLISRVGDNWEVCSCSECMQPIRLADGSELAPKATSSIKDPLFFSTRNYMMLNRMAEELVKDYPDLELHTHAYIFAAEPPKVKLHPAIVPHFAAYPTKNERYPILEQPSRPGAVWGRRMRQWSEEQEVRFGFFGYYYTAGFNALADTAGPDYKALAEMGGIHAHCEGFAVDSTDTSNWDVDGCEKWAIAKLQWDPTLDPAALRDEYITRTYREASELMRQFYQIINDSWHDSSNPTTVNCHTPAAELFQKFIVDPGVEKRARAALLEARTLATDSKTQKLVERVLEKFDHYAAGLNRLPVPLVPESTEQWNQYDSQHWYKAHEISGFKRIANAEPLAEDTPAQYATTVAMMRDKDHLYFKIDAFANDDPATVASQPLNAFPQGDRVEIVLRSGADTYYWAVGEDCGTYLLKNWNTAESAWNNEVRTQHDRGEGRWSVLLAVPLKDIGADRDSIDIDGKFSRVVHPQSAKREESTYDGRGIFTEHKLLRSPFQFD, via the coding sequence ATGCGTAAACGCATTCCCTTTCTTGCCGCTTTATTCGGTTGCCTGTTGGCGAACATGGTGGCGGCGGATGAAACCATCGTTGCAAGTTTGGCGGTCGAGCCGAACACTTGTTATCGCTTGCAGTTCGACGCGGAGGCGGGTGGGGAATCGGCTACTTGGTTACTCGACACGATCGATGAACATGGGGATGTCCCGCACGCGGGCAGTCACCACGATGCGTGGCAACAGATCACGCCCGAGCAAAGCCGCTACGTTCATGTCTTTCGCTCTGTCCCCAATGCAACAACGGTTAATCTTGCGGTTCGCGGCGAAGGGAAACTGCCACGAGTGAGCGACGTGCAATTGCAGGCGGTGACGGTGGAGAGCTTGTTTGTGAACGGAGATTTCAGCGAAGGGGCCGGAAACTATTCCGGTTGGTCGGAAACACTCAACACGCGTTTTGTCGAAGTCGACGGCAAGACAGCCTTAAAGATCGAGCACAACGGTTATGCGTTGACCGATCGCATTCCGGTGGTTGGCGGAGCGGACTATCGCTTCGACGCTGGGGCGGCGATGCCAAACTACGTCTTGGCTTACGATTCCGATATGCATCTTCTAACGCCGGCTCCCTACAACCGCCACCGCGAACTGAAGACTCCCGAACAGGCGGCCTATCTTCGGTTGTTGTATCAGACCAGCTTTGACCACATCCCTGCTTACCGAACAAAAACGATGACGGGTGTGGGGCTGCGGCCAGTTGATGCCGACGCTGTCGCGGACGAGACGGATCTTCCGCTGTACCCTGGCGAAGTTGTGCTCGACAGCCGAGCCGATCCACGCGAGCTTCGGGCGGCTCACGAGCTGTGTCATTGGATCCGGGAGATTACCGGCAAACGGCTGGTCCTGCTCGCGCAGCCCTCCCAACGCGACAACACCAAGTTTTTGCTTGGGGCCAAGTGGGCACAGGAATATCAAAACGACATCGACTATCTGGCCGGATCGGATGGATATGCCATCCGCCGCAGCGGAAACAGGATCCATGTATTTGGAAGCCACCCACGCGGGACGTTGTTTGGCGTTCATGCGCTGCTAGAGAAAAACACCGACATCATCTGGCCGCGGCCGCATCCGGATTTCGTCGCGGTATATTCACATGTACCCGAAATCGAATTCTCGCAGACTGATCTAATCTCCCGACCCGCGTTTAAGGTGCGTCAGATTTCCTTTCCCGGTGGCGATCGGAATCCCGTGATCAGCCACGACTGGATCGGCCGCAACGGCGGCAACTCGCCGATGAAATTAGGGAAAGGCTTCCAGTATCTGAATTGGTTGTCGGGAGCGACGATCGGCGCCGGAGGCGGCTACATTTGGAGTTTCATGGGGCTGAAGCAAGAGGACGAAACGCTATACCCGCTGGTCAACGGCAACCGCCTGCGCAACATGTGGCGTCAGCCCTGTTACACGCACAGTGACGTTCCTAAGGTCATGGCTGACGCCGCCCGCGAAATGCTGGAAAGCGTCCCGGGCCGAAAGCTCGAGTTTCTAATCTCGCGAGTGGGAGACAATTGGGAGGTCTGTAGTTGTTCCGAGTGCATGCAGCCGATTCGGTTAGCCGATGGCAGTGAATTGGCTCCCAAAGCGACAAGCAGTATCAAAGATCCGCTTTTCTTTTCGACTCGCAATTACATGATGCTGAATCGGATGGCGGAAGAGTTGGTCAAGGATTATCCCGACCTCGAATTACATACGCACGCTTACATTTTTGCCGCCGAGCCGCCCAAGGTGAAGCTGCATCCAGCGATCGTGCCTCACTTCGCTGCATACCCGACGAAAAACGAACGCTATCCCATCTTGGAACAGCCCTCCAGGCCGGGCGCTGTTTGGGGCAGGCGGATGCGACAGTGGAGCGAGGAGCAAGAAGTCCGGTTTGGATTTTTTGGCTACTACTACACCGCAGGTTTCAATGCGCTGGCCGACACGGCCGGGCCCGACTACAAGGCGCTAGCCGAGATGGGGGGCATCCACGCACATTGCGAAGGATTTGCTGTCGATTCGACCGACACGAGCAACTGGGATGTAGACGGTTGCGAGAAATGGGCGATCGCTAAACTGCAATGGGACCCGACGTTGGATCCGGCGGCACTGCGGGATGAATACATCACTCGCACCTACCGCGAAGCGTCCGAACTGATGCGGCAGTTCTACCAGATCATCAACGATTCATGGCACGATTCCAGTAATCCCACGACGGTGAATTGTCACACGCCGGCTGCGGAATTGTTCCAGAAGTTCATCGTCGATCCTGGAGTTGAGAAGCGTGCGCGGGCCGCGTTGTTAGAAGCCCGAACGCTTGCAACCGATTCAAAAACTCAAAAGTTGGTCGAGCGAGTTCTCGAAAAGTTTGACCACTATGCTGCCGGACTCAATCGCCTGCCAGTTCCGTTGGTTCCCGAATCGACCGAGCAATGGAACCAGTACGATTCGCAACACTGGTACAAGGCTCATGAGATCAGCGGGTTCAAGCGAATCGCTAATGCAGAGCCACTCGCTGAGGATACGCCGGCGCAGTACGCAACAACCGTTGCGATGATGCGGGACAAGGATCATCTGTATTTCAAGATCGATGCTTTTGCGAATGACGATCCGGCGACGGTTGCCTCGCAACCGTTGAATGCTTTCCCGCAGGGGGATCGCGTCGAAATTGTGCTTCGGTCCGGTGCCGACACCTACTATTGGGCGGTCGGTGAGGATTGCGGAACTTATTTGTTGAAGAACTGGAACACGGCGGAGTCGGCCTGGAACAACGAGGTTCGTACACAGCATGATCGAGGCGAAGGGCGTTGGTCGGTGCTGCTGGCAGTTCCATTGAAAGATATCGGCGCGGATCGGGACAGCATCGATATCGATGGCAAGTTCAGCAGGGTCGTCCATCCTCAGAGTGCCAAACGCGAGGAAAGCACTTACGACGGTCGCGGCATCTTCACCGAGCACAAACTGTTGCGCAGTCCGTTTCAGTTTGATTAG